A stretch of Clostridiales bacterium DNA encodes these proteins:
- the ftsY gene encoding signal recognition particle-docking protein FtsY produces MGFFEKLKKGLEKTRNNITKRIDGILSMFTKIDEDLFSELEEVLITADVGVLTSMYIIDELREEVKKRRVTEATEVKGILKSIIENILNEGDAKVDISTSPLVLVVVGVNGVGKTTSIAKIANSYKERGKKVLVAAGDTFRAAAIDQLDLWAQKVGVDIIKHKEGSDPAAVVFDAAKSFETSKADVLICDTAGRLHTKKNLMEELKKIYRVIDKEVSSANCKTLLVLDATTGQNAISQAKTFKKEVGIDGVVLTKIDGTAKGGIVIAIAKELGTPVCLIGVGEGVNDLQEFNSKEFVDALF; encoded by the coding sequence ATGGGATTTTTCGAAAAGTTAAAAAAGGGGTTAGAAAAGACTAGAAATAACATAACCAAGAGAATAGATGGGATACTTAGTATGTTTACTAAAATAGATGAGGATCTATTTTCGGAATTAGAGGAAGTTCTAATAACAGCGGATGTTGGGGTGTTGACGTCCATGTATATAATAGACGAGTTAAGGGAAGAGGTAAAAAAAAGGCGTGTTACTGAAGCGACGGAGGTAAAAGGGATCTTAAAGTCAATAATAGAGAATATACTAAATGAAGGTGATGCTAAAGTTGATATATCAACTAGTCCATTGGTATTGGTTGTGGTAGGAGTAAACGGGGTTGGTAAAACAACATCTATTGCAAAGATTGCAAATAGCTATAAAGAGAGAGGTAAGAAGGTATTGGTTGCGGCAGGGGATACATTTAGGGCGGCAGCAATAGACCAGCTTGATTTATGGGCCCAAAAAGTAGGTGTTGATATAATAAAGCACAAAGAGGGAAGTGATCCAGCAGCAGTTGTATTTGACGCGGCAAAATCTTTTGAGACATCAAAGGCAGATGTGCTAATATGTGATACAGCGGGACGACTTCATACCAAAAAAAATTTGATGGAAGAATTGAAAAAGATATATCGAGTAATAGATAAAGAGGTGTCAAGTGCAAATTGTAAAACATTGTTGGTGTTAGACGCGACAACGGGTCAGAACGCAATTTCTCAAGCTAAGACATTTAAAAAAGAAGTTGGAATAGATGGAGTAGTGCTAACTAAGATAGATGGTACAGCAAAAGGGGGAATTGTCATAGCTATAGCGAAGGAATTAGGAACGCCAGTTTGTTTGATAGGCGTGGGAGAAGGAGTAAATGACCTACAAGAGTTTAATTCCAAGGAGTTTGTAGATGCACTTTTTTGA
- a CDS encoding ankyrin repeat domain-containing protein yields the protein MLFIKACKEGNIERAKVLLEQGAADINERDTDGWTALMRASWDGRIDVVKFLIKKGAKNYKEAFVLAAENGQKSIVEFLIKYDFERLAAKKRPENVDYEKYTIIDRRDMNFYQTALMRAVDNPWKDNLDVVKVLLTKKYEYVFDKLIRDNFDEKLARQSAYKSVVDYINEIDNLGYTALMQAVYRGHSDIVKYLIEKGADIYKTTKGGHTALDLAICVSESPDIVKSIVVRMKAISTLFVDEVWESYKTSYINDKEKGSYYVSEKYEEDFGVKDPVSCRTKRQEDIYRILGSVIGRDVEKEICNFKSGIAKKVVEPMRKRKKDKCVDKELDKEKSKQPNISSGKERLVNM from the coding sequence GTGTTATTTATTAAGGCATGTAAAGAAGGAAATATAGAACGAGCAAAAGTGTTGTTAGAACAAGGAGCAGCAGATATTAATGAAAGAGATACGGATGGATGGACTGCTCTTATGCGAGCTTCATGGGATGGTCGGATAGATGTTGTTAAATTTTTGATTAAAAAAGGAGCAAAGAATTATAAAGAGGCATTTGTGTTAGCTGCTGAAAATGGACAAAAAAGTATTGTTGAGTTTCTGATTAAATATGATTTTGAGAGGTTAGCTGCTAAAAAAAGGCCAGAGAATGTGGATTATGAAAAATATACGATTATTGACAGAAGAGATATGAATTTTTATCAAACCGCGCTTATGAGAGCGGTGGATAATCCGTGGAAAGATAATTTGGATGTTGTTAAGGTTTTACTTACAAAGAAATATGAATATGTTTTCGACAAACTTATAAGAGATAATTTTGATGAAAAATTGGCTAGACAATCAGCTTATAAATCAGTTGTAGACTATATTAATGAGATAGATAATTTAGGGTATACGGCGCTTATGCAAGCTGTATATCGTGGGCATAGTGATATTGTAAAATATCTTATTGAAAAAGGAGCAGATATCTATAAAACTACTAAAGGAGGGCATACAGCTTTAGATTTAGCCATTTGTGTATCTGAGTCTCCGGATATTGTAAAAAGCATTGTTGTTAGGATGAAAGCAATTTCGACTTTGTTTGTTGATGAAGTTTGGGAAAGTTATAAGACTAGTTATATTAATGATAAGGAAAAAGGATCGTATTATGTAAGTGAAAAATATGAAGAAGATTTTGGGGTTAAAGATCCTGTATCTTGTAGAACTAAAAGACAAGAGGATATTTATAGAATACTTGGGTCTGTAATAGGCCGGGATGTGGAAAAGGAAATTTGTAATTTTAAGTCTGGGATTGCTAAAAAAGTTGTTGAACCAATGCGTAAAAGGAAAAAGGATAAATGTGTCGATAAAGAGTTGGATAAAGAAAAATCAAAACAACCCAATATATCATCTGGTAAGGAAAGATTAGTGAATATGTAA
- a CDS encoding ankyrin repeat domain-containing protein, giving the protein MANDEERGKSMMELDLEELLIGACYRGSRELVEYLVEMGARINSRDKKGYTPLMEACFRGNIEIVKYLVEKGAEINVVDEYGYNPLMHACFMGHIEVIEYLLKNGVKVNLKDKDGYTPLMHACFGEKLEAVRCLVEKGALINVRDKYGNTPLMKASIKDNVELVRYLVEKGADVNVINLNRETPLMMAYFGRNTEVMNYLVENGAEINAKDKYGDTVLMRACNKDGLEIVEYLAEIGADVNATNINGETPLMRACIRKDIELAKYLVKRGAKVNAINKKGETPLMISCMRKDMRLVTYLVKKGAEINASNNNRCTPLMMAFFGNNAGMAEYLLEHGANILGSEWHISNMSNVITRRYAILNLVKAINAKDIEKLVDLEKFFDKYWENYNRIVIKVKSEGLAERKIKSNWIKGFANSLKVILFKLDEIKRETVAQDEISKIDRVRKQIVGFIKKARREYENNVIENVDAYIKDKSKDKGKNLWV; this is encoded by the coding sequence ATGGCAAATGATGAAGAAAGAGGGAAAAGTATGATGGAACTAGATTTAGAAGAGTTACTTATTGGAGCATGTTACAGAGGTAGCAGGGAATTGGTAGAATATTTGGTAGAGATGGGAGCAAGAATTAATAGTAGGGATAAAAAAGGGTATACTCCGTTGATGGAAGCTTGTTTTAGAGGGAACATAGAAATAGTAAAATACTTGGTAGAGAAAGGAGCAGAAATTAATGTTGTTGATGAGTATGGATATAATCCATTGATGCATGCCTGTTTTATGGGACATATAGAAGTGATTGAATATTTATTAAAAAATGGAGTGAAAGTTAATTTAAAAGATAAAGATGGATATACTCCATTAATGCATGCTTGTTTTGGAGAGAAATTAGAAGCAGTAAGATGTTTAGTAGAAAAAGGAGCATTAATTAACGTAAGAGATAAATACGGTAATACTCCATTGATGAAAGCAAGTATTAAAGATAATGTAGAATTAGTGAGGTATCTAGTAGAAAAAGGAGCAGATGTTAATGTTATTAATTTAAATAGAGAAACGCCATTAATGATGGCGTACTTTGGAAGGAATACGGAGGTAATGAATTATTTAGTGGAGAATGGAGCAGAAATTAATGCGAAAGATAAATATGGGGATACTGTGTTGATGAGAGCATGTAACAAAGATGGTCTGGAAATAGTAGAGTATTTGGCGGAAATAGGAGCGGATGTTAATGCTACTAATATCAATGGGGAAACGCCATTGATGAGGGCATGTATTAGAAAAGACATTGAATTAGCGAAGTACTTAGTAAAAAGAGGAGCCAAAGTTAATGCTATCAATAAAAAGGGAGAAACCCCATTGATGATATCATGTATGAGAAAAGATATGAGATTAGTAACATATTTAGTAAAAAAAGGAGCAGAAATTAATGCTAGTAATAATAACAGATGTACTCCATTGATGATGGCGTTTTTTGGTAACAATGCAGGAATGGCTGAGTATTTGTTAGAGCATGGAGCAAATATATTGGGTTCGGAATGGCATATTAGTAACATGAGTAATGTTATAACAAGAAGGTACGCAATATTAAATTTAGTAAAAGCTATAAACGCAAAGGATATTGAAAAACTAGTTGACCTTGAAAAATTTTTCGATAAATATTGGGAAAATTATAATAGGATAGTTATAAAGGTAAAATCGGAAGGCTTGGCAGAAAGAAAGATAAAATCTAATTGGATTAAGGGTTTTGCAAATTCTCTAAAAGTAATACTTTTCAAATTAGATGAGATCAAGAGAGAAACTGTTGCACAAGATGAGATTAGTAAAATTGATAGAGTAAGAAAACAAATTGTTGGGTTTATAAAAAAAGCGAGAAGGGAATATGAAAATAATGTGATTGAAAATGTTGATGCCTATATTAAAGATAAGTCAAAGGATAAAGGGAAAAATCTGTGGGTGTAA
- a CDS encoding pyrimidine-nucleoside phosphorylase — MKMYDIIEKKRDKGELTYEEIKYFVDNYCDNKIFDDQAAALVMAMFLNGMTDEETANLTKIMSESGDMIDLSSIKGIKVDKHSTGGVGDKTTLILGPIVAALGVPVAKMSGKGLGHTGGTIDKLESIPNFNTGLSIDTFINNIKDISIAIAGQTGNLVPADKKLYSLRDLTATVNSIPLIASSIMSKKIASGADKIVLDVKVGNGAFMKDQESAEKLARAMVNIGSRVGRNTVAYITRMDRPLGKAVGNSLEVIEAIETLRGKGPSDLEEISYTLAAKMLELAHVGTFKECYDKVLDVVKSGKALKKLRELIDKQNGDSRVIDDYSLFKKAKICQEIKANMRGYVKSIDTRAVGRASMILGAGRETKLSIIDHSAGMVLNKKVGDRVEPGDVLATIYTDKDNEVEIAKNVIVGAYTYQDKKPDEDKLILAYIEKNN, encoded by the coding sequence ATGAAAATGTACGATATTATTGAGAAAAAGAGAGACAAAGGGGAATTAACTTATGAGGAGATTAAATATTTTGTAGACAATTACTGTGATAACAAAATTTTTGATGATCAAGCTGCAGCGCTGGTTATGGCGATGTTTTTAAATGGCATGACAGACGAAGAAACAGCCAATTTGACTAAGATTATGTCTGAGTCGGGTGATATGATAGATTTGTCTAGTATAAAAGGCATAAAGGTAGATAAACATAGTACAGGTGGTGTTGGAGACAAAACAACACTAATACTTGGGCCTATAGTTGCGGCGTTAGGTGTGCCAGTGGCCAAAATGTCAGGAAAGGGATTAGGTCATACAGGAGGAACAATAGATAAGTTAGAGTCTATACCTAATTTTAATACAGGGCTTAGTATAGATACATTCATAAATAATATAAAGGATATATCAATAGCTATAGCGGGGCAGACAGGGAATTTGGTGCCAGCGGACAAGAAATTGTATTCACTAAGAGATTTAACAGCTACGGTAAATAGTATCCCACTAATAGCAAGTAGTATAATGAGTAAGAAGATAGCATCAGGTGCGGATAAAATAGTTTTGGATGTAAAAGTTGGTAATGGAGCATTTATGAAGGACCAAGAGAGTGCAGAAAAACTAGCGAGAGCCATGGTTAATATAGGAAGTAGAGTAGGAAGAAATACGGTTGCGTATATAACAAGAATGGATAGACCATTGGGAAAGGCAGTGGGTAATTCGCTTGAAGTGATAGAAGCAATAGAGACTCTTCGAGGCAAGGGGCCAAGTGATTTGGAAGAGATATCGTATACACTTGCGGCGAAGATGTTGGAGTTAGCACATGTAGGTACATTTAAAGAATGTTATGATAAAGTGTTGGATGTTGTAAAAAGTGGAAAAGCATTAAAAAAATTAAGAGAGCTAATAGATAAGCAAAATGGAGATAGTAGAGTTATAGACGATTATAGCTTGTTCAAAAAAGCAAAAATATGCCAGGAAATTAAGGCCAATATGAGAGGATATGTAAAAAGCATAGATACGAGAGCAGTAGGTAGAGCGTCTATGATATTAGGTGCAGGAAGAGAAACAAAACTTAGTATAATAGATCATAGCGCGGGGATGGTGTTAAATAAGAAAGTTGGGGATAGGGTAGAGCCAGGAGATGTGTTAGCTACTATCTATACAGACAAGGATAATGAGGTAGAAATTGCGAAAAATGTTATTGTTGGTGCGTATACATATCAGGATAAGAAACCGGATGAAGACAAACTTATATTGGCGTACATAGAAAAAAACAATTAA
- a CDS encoding DUF881 domain-containing protein, producing MNNKIIVMIVCFGVSFITTIQVRTVRIANDQTKILETKVKHIAFLLKKEREISDSLNQSIRNSLKKEEMYLKDDLGSEYDALKKEWESISKKAGLTDVIGQGIIITVNDAAHDVYTLDIVEDYRDLKDMVVHDMDLVCILNELKIHGCQAISINDERIISISEQMCAGTTVRVNKRRYTPPFEIKAIGDADRLFEGLNNSEYVNELRVNNIRVNIRKENELTVFKYKDDIGKLITGLEVSKR from the coding sequence ATGAACAATAAAATAATAGTTATGATAGTTTGTTTTGGGGTAAGTTTTATTACTACGATTCAGGTAAGGACGGTACGCATTGCAAATGATCAGACGAAGATACTAGAGACAAAGGTAAAACATATAGCTTTTTTGTTAAAAAAAGAGAGGGAAATAAGTGATAGCTTAAATCAGAGTATACGTAATAGTCTAAAAAAAGAGGAGATGTATTTAAAAGATGATTTAGGAAGCGAGTATGATGCGTTAAAAAAAGAATGGGAGAGTATAAGTAAAAAGGCAGGGTTAACCGACGTAATAGGACAAGGAATAATAATAACAGTAAATGATGCAGCACATGATGTGTATACACTTGATATAGTAGAAGATTATAGAGATTTAAAGGATATGGTGGTGCATGATATGGATTTGGTGTGTATACTAAATGAGCTTAAGATACATGGATGCCAAGCAATATCGATAAATGACGAGAGAATAATATCAATTAGTGAGCAGATGTGTGCGGGAACGACGGTTAGGGTGAATAAGAGACGATATACTCCACCATTTGAAATAAAAGCGATAGGGGATGCGGATAGGCTATTTGAAGGGTTGAACAATAGTGAATATGTAAATGAATTAAGGGTTAATAATATACGTGTCAATATAAGAAAGGAGAACGAACTAACAGTGTTTAAGTATAAAGATGATATAGGAAAATTAATTACAGGGCTTGAGGTGTCAAAAAGATGA
- a CDS encoding DUF881 domain-containing protein encodes MKKNDNIFIAVICGLLGLVLSWQLRSTYRNSTIEKNTTTRIEYLKDELISAKSLNDSLRSRNEQLVNQIREYEKSRGDQSAYERNLKNELERARMLAGLVDVEGKGIIINLKNTYYNVVEQSDILKLLNELKASDAQALSVNEERILATSEVREAGGYIIINGKQFLAPFEIKAIAPQDKVENALSMVGGIIEQLRDLYKLDVEIQRADKVIIPKARDDGSAFNVDLMKVLE; translated from the coding sequence ATGAAAAAGAATGATAATATATTTATTGCAGTGATATGTGGACTTTTGGGATTAGTGTTATCATGGCAACTTAGAAGTACATATAGGAACTCAACAATAGAGAAGAACACAACAACTAGGATAGAATATCTAAAGGACGAATTGATATCGGCTAAGAGTTTAAATGATAGTCTAAGATCGAGAAATGAGCAGTTGGTAAATCAAATACGAGAGTACGAAAAAAGCAGAGGAGACCAATCTGCATATGAGAGGAACTTAAAGAATGAGTTAGAGAGAGCTAGAATGCTAGCAGGGCTAGTTGATGTAGAAGGTAAAGGTATAATAATAAATTTAAAGAATACATATTACAATGTGGTAGAGCAAAGTGATATATTAAAATTACTAAACGAGCTAAAAGCAAGTGATGCACAGGCACTATCGGTTAATGAAGAGAGGATCCTTGCAACTAGTGAGGTAAGAGAAGCAGGCGGGTATATAATAATAAATGGAAAGCAATTTTTGGCTCCATTTGAGATAAAAGCGATAGCACCACAAGATAAGGTAGAAAACGCGTTGAGTATGGTAGGAGGCATAATAGAGCAATTAAGAGATTTGTATAAACTGGATGTGGAAATACAAAGAGCGGATAAAGTTATTATTCCTAAGGCAAGAGATGATGGTTCTGCATTTAATGTGGATCTTATGAAGGTACTGGAGTAA
- a CDS encoding ankyrin repeat domain-containing protein, with amino-acid sequence MIMREEILRACRRGDLKKVKFLVEEKGVSIDITDECQETLLMIACRTGNVQITGYLLDKGADINVYYAYESGKNPLTYACSKGDLELVKCLVERLKDINVKDYFRKSPLVRAFENGNLDIAEYLIEHGADISNIVEDMREDVTEEYPLIRCIKAIYEKDMGRLTDLKEFFEAYWRKYNIINVRTKSERVYERIIRSDAVNVFSKTLITLLPKLDEMKNEDMTKEEIDKIDSIRKEIVKFVKTGRREFENATIENIKIIGAKTDKEEIKNT; translated from the coding sequence ATGATAATGAGAGAAGAGATATTAAGAGCGTGTAGAAGGGGAGATTTAAAGAAGGTTAAGTTTTTAGTAGAGGAAAAAGGTGTGAGTATTGATATAACAGACGAATGTCAAGAGACTTTACTTATGATTGCTTGTCGCACAGGTAATGTTCAAATTACAGGATATTTATTAGACAAAGGAGCAGATATCAACGTATATTATGCTTATGAGAGTGGTAAAAATCCGTTGACATATGCGTGTAGTAAAGGCGACTTAGAACTAGTAAAATGCCTAGTGGAAAGATTGAAAGATATAAATGTTAAAGATTATTTTAGAAAGAGCCCATTGGTACGTGCTTTTGAAAATGGTAATTTAGATATTGCAGAATATTTAATAGAGCATGGAGCAGATATTTCGAATATAGTGGAGGATATGAGAGAAGATGTAACAGAAGAGTATCCATTAATAAGATGTATTAAAGCTATATATGAAAAGGACATGGGAAGATTAACGGATTTAAAAGAATTTTTTGAGGCATATTGGAGAAAGTATAATATAATAAATGTTAGAACAAAGTCAGAGCGGGTATACGAAAGAATAATCAGATCAGATGCAGTTAATGTTTTTTCCAAAACTTTAATAACATTACTTCCCAAATTGGATGAGATGAAAAATGAGGATATGACAAAAGAGGAAATTGATAAGATTGATAGCATAAGAAAAGAAATCGTTAAATTTGTAAAAACAGGACGAAGAGAGTTTGAAAATGCTACAATTGAAAATATTAAAATTATTGGTGCGAAGACCGATAAGGAGGAAATTAAAAATACATAA
- a CDS encoding ankyrin repeat domain-containing protein, translating to MIKEEELLELYQNGSLSELSKNGKLDRTADLLEMNANIDTRDNNGRTPLMNACQEGNFEKVWLLMEIGADIYARDNRKRTPLIYAGIGGSPQVVYYLLENGVYVNSEDIRGDTALIYACIEGNKEVVECLVDMGANINQVDDFEKTPLIYACSRGDMELVKYLVENGAKIDKMDDEGKTSLMHACVKGYEDIFYYLEEHGANIYKKDTGKTSLMCACEEGNEEIVKYLMERGLNINDKDSEGKTSLMYACCGGNVELVKYLVERGLNINDKDSEGETSLMYACEEGNEKIVKCLVENGANINEKSKEGRTSFMYACFAGNKEVVDYLEGQGANINERDNNNRTTLMYACCGGNEERVKYLMERGLNINEKDNTGKTLLMYACCGGNVEIVKYLIEQGENINEKDNNGKTSLMYACYKENEGIVKYLVEQGENINEKDNNGKTSLMEACCGGNVEIVKYLVEHGANINQEDNIGNVPLVYAWEARRRKTVRYLLEECGANISKLINNEKVRREYYLEEVHPILNLVEALAQKNVEKLPDLDNFFEGYWRSYYREEGEKKSDRVVERVNKSDEAKSFAKQLRKLIPSIDRLKKGDRTQKELNKIDQIRRKIVEFIKETRKEFDNNIVKNIYEIRNKTKGKSK from the coding sequence ATGATAAAAGAAGAAGAGTTACTAGAATTATATCAAAATGGAAGTTTATCAGAATTGAGCAAAAATGGAAAATTGGATAGAACAGCAGATTTGCTAGAAATGAACGCCAATATAGATACAAGAGATAATAATGGAAGAACTCCGTTAATGAACGCATGCCAAGAAGGGAATTTTGAAAAAGTGTGGCTTTTAATGGAGATAGGAGCCGATATATATGCAAGAGATAATAGAAAAAGAACTCCATTGATATATGCGGGTATTGGAGGGTCTCCTCAAGTGGTGTATTATTTATTGGAGAATGGAGTTTATGTTAATAGCGAAGACATAAGAGGCGATACAGCATTGATATATGCATGCATTGAAGGGAATAAGGAAGTAGTAGAATGTTTAGTAGATATGGGAGCTAATATTAATCAAGTGGATGATTTTGAAAAAACTCCATTGATATATGCATGTAGCAGAGGGGATATGGAATTAGTGAAGTATTTAGTAGAGAATGGAGCCAAGATTGATAAAATGGATGATGAAGGGAAAACTTCATTGATGCACGCATGCGTTAAAGGTTATGAGGATATATTTTATTATTTAGAGGAGCATGGAGCAAATATCTATAAGAAGGATACAGGGAAAACTTCATTGATGTGTGCATGTGAGGAAGGAAATGAGGAAATAGTGAAGTACTTGATGGAGAGAGGATTAAACATTAACGACAAAGATAGTGAGGGGAAAACTTCATTGATGTATGCATGTTGTGGAGGAAATGTGGAATTAGTGAAATACTTGGTGGAGAGAGGACTAAATATTAACGACAAAGATAGTGAGGGTGAAACTTCATTGATGTATGCATGCGAGGAAGGAAATGAGAAAATAGTAAAGTGTTTAGTGGAGAATGGAGCCAATATAAATGAAAAGAGTAAAGAGGGTAGAACTTCATTTATGTATGCGTGTTTTGCGGGAAACAAAGAAGTAGTGGATTATTTAGAGGGGCAGGGAGCAAATATCAATGAAAGAGATAATAATAATAGAACAACATTGATGTATGCATGTTGTGGAGGAAATGAGGAAAGAGTAAAGTATCTAATGGAGCGAGGATTAAATATAAATGAAAAAGATAATACAGGGAAAACTTTATTGATGTATGCATGTTGTGGAGGAAATGTGGAAATAGTAAAGTATCTAATAGAGCAAGGAGAGAATATAAACGAAAAAGATAATAATGGGAAAACTTCATTGATGTACGCATGTTATAAAGAAAATGAGGGAATAGTAAAGTATCTAGTAGAGCAAGGAGAGAATATAAACGAAAAAGATAATAATGGGAAGACTTCATTGATGGAGGCATGTTGTGGAGGAAATGTGGAAATAGTAAAGTATTTAGTAGAACATGGAGCCAATATAAACCAAGAGGATAACATTGGTAATGTTCCACTTGTATATGCATGGGAGGCAAGACGTAGAAAAACAGTGAGGTATTTATTAGAGGAGTGTGGAGCAAATATTTCAAAGTTAATAAATAATGAAAAAGTAAGACGGGAGTATTATTTAGAAGAAGTACATCCTATATTAAACTTGGTTGAGGCTTTGGCACAAAAAAATGTAGAAAAATTACCTGATTTAGATAATTTTTTTGAAGGATATTGGCGAAGTTATTATAGGGAAGAAGGAGAAAAAAAGTCAGATAGAGTAGTGGAAAGAGTTAATAAGTCAGATGAAGCTAAGTCTTTCGCAAAGCAGTTAAGAAAGTTAATTCCCAGTATAGATAGGTTGAAAAAGGGAGATAGGACACAAAAAGAACTTAATAAAATTGACCAGATTAGAAGAAAAATTGTGGAATTTATAAAAGAAACAAGAAAGGAATTTGATAATAATATAGTTAAAAATATTTATGAGATTAGAAATAAAACCAAAGGCAAAAGTAAATAA
- a CDS encoding D-alanyl-D-alanine carboxypeptidase, with protein sequence MIKKIFSIILICCIGLSAVPVLADDNIRSGGTLNIPQNTVLDSLTAKSIMLMDATTGTVIFERNSDEKLPLASITKVMSMMIILDEIRNNNLSMDDIVTTSPYAASMGGSQVYLKEGEEFTVRDMLKAIAIHSANDCTVAVAEKVAGSESTFVDRMNEKAKALGMYNTYFLDCTGLTDDGHYSTAYDIALMSSCVANDYPEILELTSIWHDTFRDGKFSLDNTNKLVGKYTGVTGLKTGFTTKAGYCLTTTAKRGLLSLVSVVLGTDTTDRRFDETSKLLDYGFANVELYSSNKKGEVVNKVKVIGGVQKDVDAIYKRDVNVTILKKDRSKLGRNIVLENNLVAPIKKGDTVGRVEFKVDDQVIAKEEIVAKNDVKKASWIKRIFRAILRWLGIE encoded by the coding sequence TTGATTAAAAAAATTTTTAGTATAATATTAATATGTTGCATAGGATTATCAGCTGTTCCAGTTCTAGCAGATGATAATATAAGAAGTGGGGGGACATTAAATATTCCTCAAAATACAGTGTTAGATAGTCTTACAGCTAAGTCTATTATGCTTATGGATGCTACTACGGGTACAGTAATATTTGAGAGGAATAGTGATGAGAAACTTCCATTGGCGAGTATAACAAAGGTTATGTCTATGATGATTATATTAGATGAGATAAGAAACAATAATCTTAGTATGGATGACATAGTAACAACATCACCGTATGCAGCTAGTATGGGTGGGTCGCAGGTTTATTTAAAGGAAGGTGAAGAGTTTACAGTAAGAGATATGTTAAAGGCGATAGCTATACATTCGGCCAATGATTGTACGGTGGCAGTAGCAGAAAAAGTAGCTGGTAGCGAGAGTACTTTTGTAGATAGAATGAATGAGAAAGCGAAAGCATTGGGAATGTACAACACATATTTCTTAGATTGTACAGGATTAACTGATGACGGGCATTATTCTACAGCATATGATATAGCACTTATGTCTTCTTGTGTAGCGAATGATTATCCAGAAATATTAGAGCTAACATCAATATGGCATGATACATTTAGAGATGGGAAATTTTCATTAGATAATACTAATAAATTAGTTGGCAAGTACACAGGAGTAACTGGTTTAAAGACAGGATTTACAACAAAGGCGGGTTATTGTTTGACGACTACAGCCAAGAGAGGGCTTCTAAGTTTGGTGTCGGTTGTGTTGGGGACAGATACAACAGACAGAAGATTTGATGAAACAAGTAAGTTATTAGATTATGGTTTTGCAAATGTAGAGTTATACAGTAGTAATAAAAAAGGTGAAGTAGTGAATAAAGTTAAGGTTATAGGTGGTGTACAAAAAGATGTAGACGCCATATATAAAAGAGATGTCAATGTAACAATATTAAAGAAAGACAGAAGTAAACTTGGGAGAAATATTGTTTTGGAGAATAATTTAGTTGCACCAATTAAAAAGGGTGATACTGTGGGAAGAGTAGAATTTAAGGTAGATGATCAAGTTATAGCAAAAGAGGAAATAGTGGCAAAGAATGACGTAAAAAAAGCATCGTGGATAAAGAGAATATTTAGAGCTATATTAAGGTGGTTAGGTATAGAGTAA